A stretch of DNA from Babesia bovis T2Bo chromosome 2, whole genome shotgun sequence:
TTACTCGATAAGCTTCAAGAACGTGGATTATTAAAGGTTAAGTACCTAGTGACTTCGGAAGACCCAGAGGTAATACGAAACTATAAACCAAATAACGACGCTTTGGTCTTTGGGAAGTTGTCCATTGAGCACTGTGAAGGTTTCCTTGAAACTAAGGACTCCTTCACCATTGCTTGTGGTCCACCTGGTATGGTGATGAAAGCAAAGGAAATCACAACACAACTAGGGCTACCAATGGCTTGTTGAATGttttgataaatataatatagatcGCACATTGACCAAAGGAAGATAATGAAAAAGTTTATTGCAAAGGCGACCATTCTCGCCAGAATGGCGGCTATGAGACTAAACAGGCCACTTGCAACTAAAACACGTACGGATGAAAAATCACTTGAGGCGTCAATAAGAGCAGTGGATCTACTTAAAAGGTTCGTAGATATTTTGGAAATAGCCCAAGTCATACATCACAAAACACTGATACCATCAATCGGCAAATTGGTCGGAGCTACCGAAGATGAAATCGCAAAGGCAGGTAATAATGCTAAACAAAATCAGGGTATACTAAAGCCAATAGAGAGAATACACAACCTCCACGAAGAAGAATGGCGTATACTAAAACCTGGAAAGGAGCGTGAAACCAGGCACCTGAGGTGGAGAAAGTGAACTCCATTTAAATATCAATTTTAACTTGTCGAATTACTTATCTATATTACGGTATTGCAAAACTTGCGCTACTATAGTACAACACAGAAAACCTAAGGTGAAGAACACGGTCCATAGTTTACCTACGGTATCTACTTGTGCCGCTCCTTCTTTTGACATCGGAGCCGTTCCCTCTCCTCACGTTCCTGTTGTTTCAGTTTATGCAGCTGCTGTTTTGCTTGGGCATCTATGTGTTGCTGCTTCTGCATCATGCGGCGCTCCTGTTGCTCCTTTTTCACGCGGGCAGCGTTGTCATTCACCGGTAGCGCAACATCGTCATCCAAATCACGAAGCGATACTCCAGATGCATAGAGCTGACCGTTTTCATCCAAATGCAACGTCTGAAGCTCAACTGATGCATAGCGTTCCACAATCTCGCGCTTTACGTCCTTGTCCAATTCAACGCTACGATCCCAAGCAGAAGTGTTAAGGGAACTAGATTTCGGACATTCAGCAGCAGCTTTGGCTGCAGCTAATGCGATATCAACATGCTGTAAGGCATCAGCGACCGATATTTCCGATACAGAACTCGTGCTGTTATCTGTAAATGCTGATGGTTTATGCCACAAAACAAGCAGACTCACTTTTAAGTGCTGTAAACGCTTCTTCTGCCAACGCACGAGCCTTACTACTGTCGCAGTCAGCTGAAGCCCCTGCTATCCACTCAGCACATGCATCGATGCCTTCGGATTCTAAGAGCTCAAGTAGATATTCAACAATATCAGAATCACATTCGATCCCAAGAGCAGGCAAGCCGGATTCCAATACCGAAGCCATACATAAAAATTATTTAACCTATACTAATACTTTCATTGAATTAAATGTGTAGGGATCCTGTAATTTGTACAATACATATTATGTGTAACTCTATCAGTGTCGTTATGTCTTAAACCGCAacaatatatgttattgtATGACCTTGAAAATGTCTAATTGTTGTGTCCTATTTCTATTACAAAGATAACAGCTGTTATCACTGGTGTATGTTAGTTGGAAGTAGATCAATGTCTATAAGGATACTTAGCTGTAGACATAGTAGTGGATATAATCAACCTTCTATTTGAATAATGGACACCTCGAATTAATTGTATCGTAAGAAGGTTCTGGAGTTCAGAAGTTAATAATTACCAGCTTCATCATTTGTTACATCGGCATAGTACTGGACTATCATTCATTGGTAGCACAGTTATTCGTAAGATATCACATGGAGTCATATATTTCTAGAGCACCTGTGTTGATGACTCAATCTAAGCTAAAGTTGTGATCGTTATAGGTAGATATTTTACTTGGCAATTCATCGCTGCGGCCATAGTCATGCGAAACTAATAACTCCTGTTGATTCCATGGTAGCATACATTTATTTAATGGCTCTGTAGTAACCAGGAGCAATAAAAATATCGATCATGAATGTAGTACATTTTTACAATATTGCGATAACCAATGTCTGAAGACACTACAAAAGTATCATGTGTTCATCTTAAGAGCAGCCTTAACCCTATCAAGCTCCTCCTGTTCTTTATCAAGGTCTTTGCGCTTGTTCAAACGGGTAGGGTTATAGTACAATACAACAAGATATCTTCCGGCAACGTTGAAACCGGATAGGTGGTCCAACGCATTCTTCGCGTCATAAATGTCGTCATACACAACAAATGCCGTGCCATTAGTCTTTGATGTGTTGCCTCTATAAAGAATCAGTGGTCAATATAAAATTTGATATACAAGACTATagctatatataacatacttCCTTATTTGACGGACTGATCCATATTTGCCGAAAATGTCGTAAAGTTCCTCTGCCGATATTTTATACGGTAAATTCCTAAAGTGTGTTAAAAATGTAAACAACAACGTACCTGAGGTAGAGAATACGGCTGACCTCAGGAGAGAGGCGCATAGTGCGCCGAGAAGCGCTAGTACCTATAATCATTTTTGAATGGTTATAAACCATATAATGGCAGTGCTATAGAAATAGACGCGTCATATATTTTTGTAGTGTTTCATGTTATGGTAACTAAATTTGCACTTTAGCCTAGGCCTTTGTGGCGCAATG
This window harbors:
- a CDS encoding putative pre-mRNA branch site protein p14 — translated: MVYNHSKMIIGTSASRRTMRLSPEVSRILYLRNLPYKISAEELYDIFGKYGSVRQIRKGNTSKTNGTAFVVYDDIYDAKNALDHLSGFNVAGRYLVVLYYNPTRLNKRKDLDKEQEELDRVKAALKMNT